From the genome of Novosphingobium sp. TH158, one region includes:
- the trmFO gene encoding methylenetetrahydrofolate--tRNA-(uracil(54)-C(5))-methyltransferase (FADH(2)-oxidizing) TrmFO: MQYDVHIIGGGLAGSEAAWQLARRGLRVRLSEMRGAGDMTPAHQTAQLAELVCSNSFRSDDDVSNAVGLLHHEMRQLDSLVMAAAAKARVPAGSALAVDREVFSAEVEAALAALANLTIVRERIDVLPQAGLTIVATGPLTAEALAQSIGAATGADSLAFFDAIAPIVYRDSINMDVAWMASRWDKGAEASLAMGGDGRDYINCPMTREQYLAFREGLLAGDKTEFKQWEANTPYFDGCMPIEVMAERGEETLRFGPMKPVGLDNPHWATPEHPNGRWPYAVVQLRQDNKLGTLWNMVGFQTKLKHAEQVRLFRTIPGLENAEFARLGGLHRNTFLNSPTLLDRQLRLKSAPHVRFAGQITGCEGYVESSAVGLLAGLMTACELTGRSWENPPRTTALGALLAHITGDAEADSYQPMNVNFGLFPPLHEVKKKQRKAAYTDRAKEDLAQWKAVNPALVSNG, from the coding sequence ATGCAATATGACGTGCACATTATCGGCGGCGGGCTCGCCGGCAGCGAAGCGGCATGGCAACTCGCGCGGCGCGGCCTGCGCGTGCGCCTTTCGGAAATGCGTGGCGCGGGCGACATGACGCCGGCTCACCAGACCGCGCAACTCGCTGAACTGGTCTGCTCGAACTCTTTCCGTTCCGATGACGATGTCAGCAACGCGGTGGGCCTGCTGCATCACGAAATGCGCCAGCTCGATTCGCTGGTCATGGCGGCGGCGGCCAAGGCCCGGGTGCCGGCAGGATCGGCCCTGGCCGTGGATCGGGAGGTGTTCTCTGCCGAAGTCGAAGCAGCGCTTGCAGCCCTGGCCAACCTCACCATCGTGCGCGAACGGATCGATGTGCTGCCCCAGGCCGGGCTGACCATCGTCGCCACCGGCCCTTTGACCGCCGAGGCGCTTGCCCAGTCCATCGGTGCCGCAACCGGGGCTGACAGCCTGGCTTTCTTCGATGCCATCGCGCCCATCGTCTATCGCGATTCCATCAACATGGACGTGGCGTGGATGGCCAGCCGGTGGGACAAGGGCGCCGAGGCCAGCCTGGCCATGGGCGGCGACGGGCGCGATTACATCAATTGCCCGATGACGCGCGAACAATACCTTGCCTTCCGCGAGGGGCTGCTTGCGGGCGACAAGACCGAATTCAAGCAGTGGGAAGCCAACACCCCCTACTTCGATGGCTGCATGCCGATCGAAGTGATGGCCGAGCGTGGCGAGGAAACCCTGCGCTTCGGCCCCATGAAGCCGGTCGGGCTCGATAACCCGCACTGGGCAACGCCCGAGCATCCCAATGGTCGCTGGCCCTATGCCGTGGTGCAGTTGAGGCAGGACAACAAGCTGGGCACCTTGTGGAACATGGTGGGCTTCCAGACCAAGCTGAAGCACGCCGAGCAGGTGCGCCTGTTCCGCACCATCCCGGGGCTCGAAAACGCGGAATTTGCCCGGCTGGGCGGGTTGCATCGCAATACATTCCTCAATTCCCCCACCTTGCTTGACCGGCAACTGCGCCTGAAGTCTGCCCCGCACGTCCGCTTCGCCGGGCAGATCACCGGCTGCGAGGGCTACGTGGAAAGTTCTGCGGTCGGCCTGCTGGCCGGGCTGATGACCGCCTGTGAACTGACGGGCCGCTCCTGGGAAAATCCGCCCCGTACGACAGCCCTCGGCGCGCTGCTGGCCCACATCACCGGCGATGCCGAAGCGGACAGCTATCAGCCGATGAACGTGAATTTCGGCCTGTTCCCGCCACTGCACGAGGTGAAGAAAAAGCAGCGCAAGGCAGCCTATACCGATCGCGCCAAGGAAGACCTGGCGCAATGGAAGGCAGTCAATCCAGCGCTGGTCAGCAACGGTTGA
- a CDS encoding lysoplasmalogenase family protein, whose protein sequence is MRASLDSRSRAIMLASIAAALAFYVLRMPEPMAVWLIALKGAGVALLAVLAWIAGSGREGRLLAAIMALGALGDVLIELSLVAGAAAFLVGHLVAIALYLRNRRPSLSPSQKLLALAILLAVPAIGWSLPADRTMAPLVLLYAVALAAMAAAAWTSRFSRYSVGIGAVLFVLSDLLIFARGGPLAQSMLPHLLIWPLYYAGQLLICLGVLSRAGRRSAG, encoded by the coding sequence ATGCGAGCCAGCCTGGATAGCCGGAGCCGCGCCATCATGCTGGCGAGCATTGCCGCAGCACTCGCATTCTATGTCCTGCGCATGCCTGAGCCAATGGCGGTCTGGCTGATCGCCTTGAAAGGCGCAGGCGTGGCCTTGCTCGCGGTGCTGGCATGGATTGCGGGATCGGGACGCGAAGGCAGGTTGCTTGCAGCGATCATGGCGCTGGGGGCGCTGGGGGATGTGCTGATCGAGTTGAGCCTGGTCGCCGGCGCGGCAGCTTTCCTGGTCGGACACTTGGTGGCCATTGCACTTTACCTGCGAAACCGCAGGCCGTCGCTCTCGCCCAGCCAGAAGCTGCTGGCGCTGGCGATCCTTCTTGCGGTCCCTGCAATCGGATGGAGTCTGCCGGCAGACCGGACGATGGCGCCGCTTGTCCTGCTTTATGCCGTCGCTCTGGCGGCCATGGCAGCGGCGGCATGGACCAGCCGCTTTTCCCGCTATTCAGTCGGGATCGGCGCCGTGCTCTTCGTCCTTTCGGATCTGCTGATCTTCGCGCGCGGCGGTCCGCTGGCGCAGAGCATGCTGCCGCACTTGCTGATCTGGCCGCTCTATTATGCCGGGCAGCTGCTTATCTGCCTTGGCGTGCTTAGCCGTGCTGGCCGGAGGTCGGCAGGATAA
- a CDS encoding DUF952 domain-containing protein: MIGHPKTAYKVLTAPQMAELLETGVFKGAPVDLADGYIHLSTEEQLAGTVDKHFAGQTDLHLVAVDLEALGDCVRWEESRGGQLFPHIYGELPIGAARAHGPLRRAEDGEIILPTSGQHG, from the coding sequence ATGATCGGCCACCCGAAGACCGCCTACAAGGTGCTGACCGCACCGCAGATGGCGGAATTGCTGGAAACCGGCGTGTTCAAGGGCGCGCCGGTGGACCTTGCCGACGGCTACATCCACTTGTCGACCGAAGAGCAGCTCGCAGGTACGGTAGACAAGCACTTCGCCGGGCAGACGGACCTGCACCTTGTCGCTGTCGACCTTGAGGCACTGGGCGATTGCGTCCGGTGGGAAGAATCGCGCGGCGGCCAGCTGTTCCCGCACATCTACGGCGAACTGCCGATCGGCGCAGCCCGCGCGCATGGACCGCTGCGCCGGGCCGAAGATGGCGAGATTATCCTGCCGACCTCCGGCCAGCACGGCTAA
- the gyrA gene encoding DNA gyrase subunit A, which produces MSDETDTPETLQPAGDFPRVDIVDEMKSSYLDYAMSVIVARALPDVRDGLKPVHRRILFAAQEGGMVAGRPYRKSAKIVGDVMGNYHPHGDAAIYDALARMTQDWSMRLSLIDGQGNFGSMDPDPPASMRYTEARLARVANALLDDLDKDTVNFQDNYDGSRQEPQVLPARFPNLLVNGAGGIAVGMATNIPPHNLGEVIDGCLAYMENPAITTEELFQIIPAPDFPTAPLILGQAGARSAYLTGRGSIIMRCRHEIEEGRGDRRSIVLTSIPYQVGKSNLVEKIAEAAKDKRIEGISDIRDESNREGVRVVVDLKRDATPEVVLNQIWRNTPAQSSFPANMLAIRGGRPEVMTLRDIISAFVTFREEVITRRTKFELNKARDRAHILLGLVVAVTNLDEVVKIIRGSSNPAAARAALLSREWPIGDIAQYIRLVEAIEPDAEQTGGTYRLSEVQVKAILDLRLHRLTALGRDEIGDELKELAAAIEEYLSILADRVKLYGVMRDELVQIRETYATPRLSQITAAADGIEDEDLIEREDMVVTVTMDGYIKRTPLDTFRAQNRGGKGRAGMATKDEDVVQTMFVTSTHNPVLFFSTAGKVYRLKVWRLPEGGPATRGRPIVNLLPALDKDETIQTVLPLPEDEAEWGGLSVVFATAKGYARRNSMDAFANVPSNGKIAMKFEGDDADDKLIGVELLTADDDVLLASRSGKAIRFAADDIREFQSRASTGVRAMKLAEGDEVISLSILHRVGTTGEEREEYVKFAPWKGEKEGEPALSPERYAEMQAREQFILTVCANGYGKLSSAYEYRRTGRGGQGITNIDNIARNGPVVASFPAAQADQLMLVTDQAKLIRLPLESLRVIGRGSAGVRLFNVADQEHVVSAVRLADAGGDDEGNAEAAPEGPVETPEE; this is translated from the coding sequence GTGAGCGACGAAACCGATACCCCCGAGACCCTTCAGCCGGCAGGTGACTTTCCGCGAGTCGACATCGTCGATGAAATGAAGTCCAGCTACCTCGATTACGCGATGAGCGTGATCGTGGCGCGCGCCCTGCCCGATGTTCGCGACGGGTTGAAGCCGGTCCACCGCCGCATCCTTTTTGCCGCCCAGGAAGGCGGCATGGTTGCTGGCCGGCCCTATCGCAAATCGGCCAAGATCGTCGGTGACGTGATGGGTAACTATCACCCGCACGGCGATGCCGCGATCTATGACGCTTTGGCGCGCATGACGCAGGACTGGTCGATGCGACTGTCGCTGATTGACGGCCAAGGCAACTTCGGCTCGATGGATCCCGATCCGCCGGCATCGATGCGTTATACCGAAGCGCGCCTTGCCCGGGTGGCCAATGCCCTGCTCGACGATCTCGACAAGGACACGGTCAACTTCCAGGACAACTACGACGGCTCCCGCCAGGAGCCGCAGGTCCTTCCCGCGCGGTTCCCCAACCTGCTCGTCAACGGCGCTGGCGGTATCGCCGTGGGCATGGCGACGAACATCCCGCCGCACAACCTGGGCGAAGTGATCGACGGCTGCCTGGCCTACATGGAAAACCCGGCGATCACGACCGAGGAACTGTTCCAGATCATCCCGGCCCCCGATTTCCCGACCGCGCCGCTGATCCTTGGCCAGGCCGGTGCCCGCTCTGCCTATCTTACCGGGCGCGGTTCCATCATCATGCGCTGCCGGCACGAGATCGAGGAAGGCCGGGGCGACCGCCGCTCGATTGTCCTCACCTCGATCCCCTACCAGGTCGGCAAGTCGAACCTTGTCGAAAAGATCGCCGAAGCCGCCAAGGACAAGCGGATCGAAGGCATTTCCGACATCCGCGACGAATCGAACCGCGAGGGCGTTCGCGTGGTCGTCGACCTGAAGCGCGATGCTACGCCGGAAGTCGTGCTCAACCAGATTTGGCGCAACACCCCGGCGCAAAGCTCGTTCCCGGCCAATATGCTGGCGATCCGCGGCGGACGTCCGGAAGTGATGACGCTGCGCGACATCATCTCCGCCTTCGTCACCTTCCGCGAGGAAGTGATTACCCGCCGCACCAAGTTCGAACTGAACAAAGCGCGTGATCGGGCCCACATCCTGCTTGGCCTCGTCGTCGCGGTGACGAACCTCGACGAGGTGGTGAAGATCATCCGTGGTTCGTCGAACCCGGCCGCCGCCCGCGCTGCCCTGCTCTCGCGCGAATGGCCGATTGGCGACATTGCCCAGTACATCCGCCTGGTCGAGGCGATCGAACCCGATGCCGAGCAGACCGGCGGAACCTACCGCCTGTCGGAAGTCCAGGTGAAGGCAATCCTCGACCTGCGGCTTCACCGCCTGACGGCCCTGGGCCGGGACGAGATCGGTGACGAGCTGAAGGAACTGGCTGCCGCCATCGAGGAATACCTTTCGATCCTGGCTGATCGCGTGAAGCTTTACGGCGTAATGCGCGACGAACTGGTGCAGATCCGCGAGACCTATGCCACGCCGCGCCTCTCGCAGATCACGGCCGCTGCCGACGGTATCGAGGACGAGGACCTTATCGAGCGCGAGGACATGGTCGTCACCGTGACCATGGACGGCTATATCAAGCGCACCCCGCTCGATACCTTCCGCGCGCAGAACCGGGGCGGCAAGGGTCGCGCCGGAATGGCGACGAAGGACGAGGACGTGGTCCAGACCATGTTCGTCACCTCAACCCACAACCCGGTGCTGTTCTTCTCCACCGCCGGAAAGGTCTATCGCCTGAAGGTATGGCGCCTGCCCGAAGGCGGGCCGGCCACGCGCGGGCGGCCCATCGTCAACCTTCTGCCGGCGCTGGACAAGGACGAGACGATCCAAACCGTGCTGCCCCTGCCCGAGGACGAGGCCGAATGGGGCGGGCTCAGCGTCGTCTTCGCGACGGCCAAGGGCTATGCGCGCCGCAATTCCATGGACGCATTTGCCAACGTGCCGTCGAACGGCAAGATCGCCATGAAGTTCGAAGGCGACGACGCCGATGACAAGCTGATCGGTGTCGAGTTGCTCACTGCCGATGACGACGTGCTGCTCGCCAGCCGGAGCGGCAAGGCAATCCGCTTCGCCGCCGACGACATCCGCGAATTCCAGAGCCGAGCCTCTACCGGCGTACGCGCCATGAAGCTGGCGGAAGGCGACGAGGTGATCAGCCTTTCGATCCTCCATCGCGTCGGCACGACCGGCGAAGAACGCGAGGAATACGTCAAGTTCGCCCCCTGGAAGGGCGAGAAGGAAGGCGAACCGGCCCTTAGCCCGGAACGCTATGCCGAAATGCAGGCCCGCGAGCAGTTCATCCTTACGGTCTGCGCCAACGGCTATGGCAAGCTTTCCTCGGCCTACGAATACCGCCGGACCGGTCGCGGCGGCCAGGGCATCACCAATATCGACAACATTGCCCGCAACGGCCCGGTTGTCGCCAGCTTCCCGGCGGCACAGGCCGATCAGCTCATGCTGGTGACCGACCAGGCCAAGCTGATCCGCCTTCCGCTCGAATCCCTGCGTGTCATCGGCCGTGGTTCGGCCGGTGTGCGGCTGTTCAACGTTGCCGACCAGGAACATGTGGTCAGCGCCGTGCGGCTTGCCGATGCCGGCGGGGACGATGAAGGCAATGCCGAGGCCGCTCCGGAAGGTCCCGTAGAAACGCCGGAAGAATGA